From the Ralstonia wenshanensis genome, the window CTTCACCGCCGATTTCCTGGGCAACGGCGTTCAGCGCTTCCTGTGCGGCGGGCACATCCAGGCACAGCACGCGTGCGCCATCACGCGCCAACACATGCGCAATGGCCGCACCGATGCCGCGCGAGGCGCCTGTCACCAGCGCGGTGCGCCCGGCCAACGGTTTCTGCCAATCCACCGGCACCGCTACGGCGCGATGCACGCGCACCACTTGCCCCGATACATACGCCGAGCGCGCCGACAGCAGAAAACGCAGCGTCGATGCGGCTACGTTTTCCGCACCCTCTGCCACGTAGACGAGCTGCGCTGTGCAGCCGCGCCTGACTTCCTTGCCCAGCGAGCGCGTGAGCCCTTCCAGTGCGCGCTGCGCGATCGCTGCCTCCGGCGTCTTGCAGTCTTCCGGCGGACGGCCGATCACGACCACGCGCCCACAACGGCCGATGGCCCGGACGCCATCGTGGAACACGTGATACAGCGCATCGAGCCCGTCGACCGTCGCAATGCCCGTGGCATCGAAGACGATGCCGCCAATGCGGTCAAACGCGTCGCCGTCCTTGCCCGTGGGCGCGACAAAGCGGCCCGTGATCTGCCCGTGCCGGTTGGCGGCGCCGAGCCATTCCGGATCGCTTTCATGAAAACGCGTGGGTACGCCGGTCTCGGCGAACAGCGCGGCGAGCGTCTCGCGCATGGAGCCGCCCGGCGCCGCGCCCATCAGGAACGGCCCGACAAATTCCGGTTCCCCCGGCACATAACGGCGCAACGGCACCGGCTGCGGCAGGCCCAGGTTGGCCGACAGCCACTTGCCGAAACCGGAACCGACGAAATCGAGGTACTTGTCTTGCATCGTGGTTGTTGTCGTTGATCAGGCCCGGGCCATCAGGCTGCGCGGCGCTCGGCGGCCTGCAGCGCATCGAGCGCATCCTTGCGTCGCTGCAGGTCGGCCATCAGGTTGAAGTCGGGCGGGAAGTCATCCACGGCGACCGCGTGTTCGCCATAGCGCGCGTAGTCGCACAGTTGCTTGCGTTCGCCTTCGTCGATGAGGTTCTGTGCGACGGCTTGCGCGGTCCAGGCTTCGAAGTCGGGCAGGCTTTGTGGCACCGGCGGCAGCTTGCCAGCGCGGATGGCCGGTTTCAAGCGCTGCTCGATCGCGTCCACCGCGGGTTGCAGGCGGAACGCCGCTTCGCCATAGGCGATCGGGTCGACTTCGGGCGTTGGGCAGTACGAGTCGGCCAACAGGCGATCGCGCACGGCGCCCGGCGTTTGCATCAACTCGGCGACCTGCGCGGCCAGCGCATCCGACGGCTTGCGATACGGCGTCCCGAACGGGAAGATCAGCGCACGCAGCAGCGCTGCGATGCCCGCGTTCGGAAAGTTGGCCAGCACGCCGTCCAGCGCATCGTGCGCCTTCACCAGCGCGTCCTGCACCGACCAATGCACGAGCGGCGCGTCCTCGGCGGGGCGGCCTTCATCTTCAAAGCGCTTGAGCGTGGAAGAGATCAGGTACATCTGCGAGAGGATGTCGCCCAACCGCCCCGTGATGCTCTCGCGGCGCTTGAGCGTGCCGCCCAGCGTGAACATCGACACATCGGAGAGCAGCGCCAGTGCAGTCGAGAAGCGATTGACGGCGCGGTAATAGCGCTGCATTTCCGGCGCCGCATTGTCCGGCGCGCTTGCCACGCGGCCGCCCGTGAGCGCATGCAGCAGCGAGCGCACCAGGTTGCCCGCGATGAACGCACCATGGCCGAACAGCGCCGCGTCGAACGCGCGCAGCGTCTCGGGTGAATCGGTGCCTTGCGCGGCCGTCATCTCGCGCAGCACATACGGGTGGCAGCGAATCACGCCCTGCCCGAAGATGATCAGGCAGCGCGTCATGATGTTCGCGCCTTCCACCGTGATGGCGATCGGCACCTGCTGATACGCACGCGCCAGGAAGTTGTTCGGCCCCATGCAGATGCCTTTGCCGCCGACGATATCCATCGCATCGGTCACCACATCGCGCGCACGTTCGGTGACGTGGTATTTGGCAATGGCGGAGATGACCGAAGGCTTCTCGCCCAGGTCTACGGCCAGCGCGGACAGGCGCCGAGCCGCATCCATCATGTACAGGTTGCCGCCCATGCGGCCGAGCGCTTCCTGGATGCCCTCGAACTTCCCGATGGGCGTACGGAACTGGCGGCGCACAGCGGCATACGCGCCGGTGCTGCGCACAGCCAGCTTGGCCATGCCCACGTTGGACGACGGCAGCGAGATCGCACGGCCCGCTGCCAGGCACTCCATCAGCATGCGCCAGCCGCGGCCGACCTGCGCCTGGCCGCCGATCACCCAGTCGATGGGAATGAACACGTCCTTGCCCCAGTTGGGGCCGTTCTGGAACACGGCGTTGAGCGGCCAATGGCGACGCCCGATGTTCACGCCCGGATGCTTCGTCGGAATGAGCGCGCAGGTAATGCCGGGCTCCTTGTCGCTACCGAGCAAGCCATCCGGATCGACCGCGCGGAAGGCCAGCCCCAACACCGTAGCGATGGGGCCGAGCGTGATGTAGCGCTTGCTCCATGTCACGCGAAAGCCCAGCGTTTCGCGGCCTTCGTGCACGCCGCGGCAGACCACGCCCACGTCGGGAATGGCGGCGGCATCGGAGCCGGCATACGCGTTGGTCAACGCAAAGCAGGGGATTTCCTCACCGCGTGCGAGGCGCGGCAGGTAGTGGTTTTTCTGCGCTTCGGTGCCGTAGTGCAGAAGCAGCTCAGCGGGCCCCAGCGAGTTCGGCACCATGACCGACACGGCTGCGGCAGAGCAGCGCGTCGACAGCTTCATGATGACCTGTGAATGCGCGTATGCCGAGAAGCCTTTGCCGCCGTATTCCTTCGGGATGATCATGCCGAGGAAGCCCGCACGCTTCGCGTAGGCCCACGCCTCGGGCGACAGGTCCTGCCAGATCTGCGTGCTTTCCCAATCGTTGGCCAAGTCGCAGAGCTTTTCGGTCTCGACGTCGAGGAAAGATTGCTCTTCCGCCGACAGGCCCGGCGGCGGCGAAGACAGCAATCGCGACCAGTTGGGCCGGCCGGAAAACAGTTCGGCATCCCACCAGACGGTGCCCGCTTCAATGGCGTCGCGCTCCGTTTGCGACATCTCCGGCATGATCTTGCGGAACATCGCCAGCACGGGACGTGTGATGAGCGCGCGGCGAAGCGGCTTGAGCGCGAGCACCAGCGCCGGCAGCACAAAGACGATGGCGAGTACCGTGGTCATCACCGGGCCGACCAGGCCCAGCCAGGCTCCCGCCACCAGCCACACAGCGGTTGCGACCAGCCAGGCGAATGCCGAGGCTTCGATGCTGGCGAGCCCGAGCACGCCGATGCAAAGCAGGACGATCCAGATCGTCGTCATGAGGGTCTCCATTCGATGCGTCTATGTGCCGGATGTCTTGAACATGGGCGGCACCTGCCGAATGCCCGAGCGACTCCCGTGCCCGCACACGGGAGATCGGGGCCGGGCCTGGGTTGTCAGGCGTTAGGGCTGCGCCAAGGGCGCATCGGATTGGCCGGGAAGATTGCGCGAGCCGCATTGCTGCGGCGAACGGCCAATGCCCGGGTGCGCGCGGAGGGCGCGGGGCCATCGCCATCGCTGTCATCGCCGTGATGATCGTCGTGTGCATCGGCGCCGAGATCGTGGTGGTCGTCTGTGGCGTCGTCGGCGCTTGCGCGAGCGGCGGGTGTGCGGCCGAACAGGTCACCGGCAAAGGGTGAGGCAGTGGTGTGCGTCGGGCTGCGTTCTGCGCTGCGGCCGTTGCCGTGCCCGGCGTGGCGCCCTGAACCGCCGTTGCCGCTGTCGTTGCCATTGGCGGCATCGTCCGCTTGCGCGACGGCCGTGGGCACCTGGGCTTCGGCCAGTTCGACCACCTGATCGAGCGCACCGGCCTCGCCGGGCAGGGGGGCGTTGAGTGTGGCCACCACCAGCGCCG encodes:
- a CDS encoding acyl-CoA dehydrogenase — translated: MTTIWIVLLCIGVLGLASIEASAFAWLVATAVWLVAGAWLGLVGPVMTTVLAIVFVLPALVLALKPLRRALITRPVLAMFRKIMPEMSQTERDAIEAGTVWWDAELFSGRPNWSRLLSSPPPGLSAEEQSFLDVETEKLCDLANDWESTQIWQDLSPEAWAYAKRAGFLGMIIPKEYGGKGFSAYAHSQVIMKLSTRCSAAAVSVMVPNSLGPAELLLHYGTEAQKNHYLPRLARGEEIPCFALTNAYAGSDAAAIPDVGVVCRGVHEGRETLGFRVTWSKRYITLGPIATVLGLAFRAVDPDGLLGSDKEPGITCALIPTKHPGVNIGRRHWPLNAVFQNGPNWGKDVFIPIDWVIGGQAQVGRGWRMLMECLAAGRAISLPSSNVGMAKLAVRSTGAYAAVRRQFRTPIGKFEGIQEALGRMGGNLYMMDAARRLSALAVDLGEKPSVISAIAKYHVTERARDVVTDAMDIVGGKGICMGPNNFLARAYQQVPIAITVEGANIMTRCLIIFGQGVIRCHPYVLREMTAAQGTDSPETLRAFDAALFGHGAFIAGNLVRSLLHALTGGRVASAPDNAAPEMQRYYRAVNRFSTALALLSDVSMFTLGGTLKRRESITGRLGDILSQMYLISSTLKRFEDEGRPAEDAPLVHWSVQDALVKAHDALDGVLANFPNAGIAALLRALIFPFGTPYRKPSDALAAQVAELMQTPGAVRDRLLADSYCPTPEVDPIAYGEAAFRLQPAVDAIEQRLKPAIRAGKLPPVPQSLPDFEAWTAQAVAQNLIDEGERKQLCDYARYGEHAVAVDDFPPDFNLMADLQRRKDALDALQAAERRAA
- a CDS encoding 3-oxoacyl-ACP reductase codes for the protein MQDKYLDFVGSGFGKWLSANLGLPQPVPLRRYVPGEPEFVGPFLMGAAPGGSMRETLAALFAETGVPTRFHESDPEWLGAANRHGQITGRFVAPTGKDGDAFDRIGGIVFDATGIATVDGLDALYHVFHDGVRAIGRCGRVVVIGRPPEDCKTPEAAIAQRALEGLTRSLGKEVRRGCTAQLVYVAEGAENVAASTLRFLLSARSAYVSGQVVRVHRAVAVPVDWQKPLAGRTALVTGASRGIGAAIAHVLARDGARVLCLDVPAAQEALNAVAQEIGGEALTYDIAAPETPALLAQQLAALGGIDILVHNAGITRDKTIARMTEPAWRSVLDINLTAQLRINDALLAANALHAGGAIVCVSSISGIAGNLGQTNYATSKAGVIGLVQAGAPLLAERGITINAVAPGFIETQMTAAVPFAIREAGRRMNAMSQGGQPVDVAETIAWFANPASNGVTGNIVRVCGQSLLGA